Part of the Triticum urartu cultivar G1812 unplaced genomic scaffold, Tu2.1 TuUngrouped_contig_5313, whole genome shotgun sequence genome, tacagcctcctcggcatgtaAAACTGCaagggcggcggccggcgaggagcGGCGAGGCAAGCGAGACGGTGGGCGGGCCTAGTAGtgtgtttttttctttttgtaaaatattttaaatatgtATGAGTGGGCGTGTTTGTGTCGTGTTTGGTTGAATTTGGTTTGAAGTCGCCGAAATATGTATGAACTCGCCGAAAATGGTTCAATTTACGCCATGTTTGTGCCGTTTAAAAAATTCCGTGGGCACCGTGACTGGGTGGCATCACGTCCCCAGCGTTCGTTTTGCGCCAGTACGCCTCCAGGAGGCGATTTTTAGCGCCTCCTGAGAGGCCAACGGCCGGAGATGCTCTCAGATACACAATGGCCTCGGAAACTTACGAATTCGGGTTCCCATATGCAAAATCACATGTTATTTCTTCCATTCATGTGCCGCCACAAAAGTTCATACATACATCAACACCAAACTACCGTCCACACTCCACAAGACtcgaaaaggaaaataaaatacAAACGGCGGGGCGAACACTTTGAAAGTGTCGAAAGTCGAAACCAACCAGAGGCGATCTACATGCGCGGGAAATTCACCGGCGCAGGAGACGCGAGGCCTCGGTGGTAGAGCAGCTCGGTCATGACCTTGTAGGCATGCTGCGTCAGGTGGACGCCGTCCCAGCTAAGGTACTCTTCGGGCCTCGCGCACACCGCCGTCCCCGGCGCGCCGCAGATCCTGTCCATGTCGAAGTTGtacgcgccgccgcccgcgccgcagcACGCCTTGGTCGCGGCCGCCGCGTCGAATCCCATCTTGGACGCCCCCCTGAGCATCTGCACGTAGGCCGAGAAGTAGTCGGCGTAGGCGATGGTCGCGGACGGGTAGAGCTGGCGCAGCTCCCGGATGCCCTGCAGCAGCAGCACGTTGTGCATCTGCGCGAAGAGGTTGAGCACCACGAGGCAGCCGTTGCCGTCGTACGCCGCCCGGTCCGTCTCGTTCACGGCCTCGAGGTAGCTCGGCACGCAGCCGAGCGGGAAGTTGCCCGGGATCACCATCCGCGTGGCGCCCATGTCGAGCAGCTCCTTGGCCGCGCCCGTGATGGACTTGACGACCAGCGGGACGAGGGCCAGCGACTCCACCGCGCCGGTTATCATGCGCCCGATGTTGTTGAGGCCGCCGTTGGGCTGAGGGCTGTTCATGGCGAAGGCGTAGTTGTAGTCGTTCCCGCCGATCTCCCCGACCATGACCAGTGAGCTAGCCAGCTTCTCGCGCGCCTCCGAGGGTGTTTTGGCGGTGCTGGCCATGAAATCCTTGAAGCGTTGGAGCTGGACAGCGAGGGAGGTGTTGGTGTGGGTCATGTTGACCCCTATCCTGGCGAGGGCCGCCGTGTCGAGGGCGGTGGCGCC contains:
- the LOC125529061 gene encoding acetylajmalan esterase-like; this translates as MPGAALTIFSTPKPAYPSLPIHDRPPSSSQRAATLCDSQDQIASPALLRYLVVLLLLVGCLGWPVPSSPAPSSAPPKTVDGITAIYNFGDSISDTGNFIREGAVGLMEHTGKLPYGSAIGGPTGRCSDGYLMIDFLAQDLGLPLLSPFLDKGADFTHGVNFAVTGATALDTAALARIGVNMTHTNTSLAVQLQRFKDFMASTAKTPSEAREKLASSLVMVGEIGGNDYNYAFAMNSPQPNGGLNNIGRMITGAVESLALVPLVVKSITGAAKELLDMGATRMVIPGNFPLGCVPSYLEAVNETDRAAYDGNGCLVVLNLFAQMHNVLLLQGIRELRQLYPSATIAYADYFSAYVQMLRGASKMGFDAAAATKACCGAGGGAYNFDMDRICGAPGTAVCARPEEYLSWDGVHLTQHAYKVMTELLYHRGLASPAPVNFPRM